AAAGCTGACGAATCTCGTGAAGTAGAATATGTTTTAATTGAAGACAAAGCTTCACCTGCTGATGAAGCCGAAATTAAAACTAGAATCAATGGGTTGTTATCTGGTAGTGTTGTCTACAACCAAAAAACAGGTAAAAATGATACTTTGCCAGGATTTAGAACTACTGCAAATGTGGTTGAGTTTGTAAATTCAAATTCAGATATTCCTTATGACTCTACATACATTGCTAAAAAAGATTTACCAGCTGTAGATGCTGATAAATTGTTTAACCTTGCTCCTGGTGCTGTTTACGGACCTTATATGTTTGGTAAATACATTTGTTTGTCAAAATCATTAGGTAAGAGAGCTGCTGTAAATGTTAAGGCAAGTCATATTTTAATAGGATATGAAGGTTCTCAAGTTCCAAATCAAAAAGAAAAAAGAACTAAAGAGGAAGCAAAAGCTAAAGCAGAAAGTATTTTAGCTCAAGTTTCGGCCAATCCAGATAGTTTTATGATGTTAGCTTTTACAGCTTCTGATGACTCTTCTGCGCAACAAGGTGGTGATTTAGGTTACTTTGGTCCAAACCAAATGGTAAAACCGTTTAATGATTTTGTATTTAGTAATGGTATTGGTAAAGTAGGTTTAGTAGAAACTGAATTTGGTTTCCACGTAATTAAAGTTACTGATAAACAAGACGGAATTCGTTTAGCAACTGTTGCTCAAAAAGTAGAGGCTTCTGAGGCTACTGCTGATAAAATATTTACGCAAGCTACAAAACTAGAAATGGATGCTGCTGATAAAGATCTTAATGCAGTTGCAAAAACATTAGGATTAAAAGTTGCTCCTGCAGTTTCTGTAAAAGGATTAGATGAGAATTTTGGTTCTCTTGGAAATCAAAGAACAATTGTTCGTTGGGCTTTTGAAAAAGGAGTAAAAGTTGGTGATGTAAAACGTTTTGAGGTTGCTAATGTTGGGCACGTTATTGCTAAATTGAAAAGCATTGACGATTCTGGACTAATTGCAGTTTCTGTTGCAAGACCTTACGTTGAGTCTATTTTGAAAAACAAAAAGAAAGCAGAATTAATCAAAGCTAAAATGAATGGTTCTTCTCTTGAAGCTATTGCAAAAGCAGTGGGAGGAACAGTACAGCAAGCTACAGGATTAACTATGGAAAATACCATGTTGCCGAGCGTAGGTCCAGAACCAAAAGTAGTAGGTAATGCATTTGCAATAGCAACTAACAAACTTTCTGCACCAATTGAAGGTAATACAGGAGTTTATGTGGTAAAAAATGTAGGAGTTGTAAAAGCGCCAGCCTTAAAAAGCCATGCTGCTTATGTTACAAAGCTTAAAACTCAAAGTGCATCAGATGCTAATAGAGTTATTCCTGCTCTTAAAGAAAACGCAAAAATTGAAGATAACAGAATGGATTTTAATTACTAATCCAAGCTGATCAAATATAAAAAACCCGATACTGACAAAGTATCGGGTTTTTTTATGAATATAAATGATGAACTACAAGATCATCTCCTCATAAGGAATTACAGTCTCATATCCTTTTGACTTGAAATAAGCGGTTGGGTTATGTTCTGATACTGCCATTATAAAATCTCCGCCCCAAGCGCCAAGGCTTTTTACAACACCATCAAAATCTGGAAATAAAGTATCTTTCACTATTGTAGTTTCTAAAATGGAACTCAAATGGGTTTCGTGTTGCGTTAATGCATATTTAAATGCCAAAAGAGCAGGAGCGTTGTAAACAGCTGTTGTCAATTGGTCATTTAAAGCAATGGTTTCGGCTAGGTTGTATTTTTTATTTTTTTGATAGGCTGCAATAGCTGTTTTACTATTTTGCTTTTTATTGAGATACACAAAATAAATATTTTTTTTAAACTCAGGATTGAATTCAATTTGTTTAACGGTTGGATTACCATCTTTTATCTGAAAAAGAATAGGCGTGTCAAATTGTGCACAAGCAATGTCATATCCGCTACCTCCAAAGCTGTTTTTTAACAACGTGAAGGCATCAATTTGTAACCATTGGGCAATGTTGTTAATTAAAGTAGATGACGTCCCTAGCCCCCAATTTTTGGAAAAACTGAGTTCAGTAGTAACTGTGTATCCATTAGCATTGAGAATGAATTCAGGATTCAATTTATAAGCTTCGTGTAATATAGTGGTAAGTGTACTTTTTACAGATTCCGTTTGATCCTTAGTCCCATTAGTAATATCAGAAAATGAAAGGGTGTCTTGAAACCATATTTGACCGTCAAAGTCATAACTTGTCCAAACTATTTCATTGTTTTTACTTGTTTCTACACAAAGATTTTGTCCTTGTTTGGTAGGCAATGCAAAGGCTTGTGCGCCATCAAGAACAAGATATTCTCCAGTAATTAGAAGTTTACCATTGCTGTAAAATGTTTTTTTCATCAGTATTGTTTTAATCCAAATCAAGGTTTTTAATTTTGATAGGAAAACCAAAAATCAATCTTATTTTCTTAAGTTTTCAATAAAGGAAACTACAGCGCTATGAGAAACAGCATTCTTTTTGAAATGATTTTGAATCAAAAGACGTTCTTCATTACTGGCCTCAAATTGATTGATTATGTTGTTTAAGTGCATTTTCATGTGGCCTTCCTGTATACCAGTTGTGGTTAAAGAACGTATGGCCGCAAAATTTTGTGCTAACCCTGCAACTGCAACATATTGCATGAGTTCTTGTGCAGAGGGTTTTTCTAGCATTTCTAGAGAGAGTTTTACAAGAGGATGCAGTGATGTTAATCCGCCAACGGTTCCTAAGGCCAAAGGAATCTCCAACCAAAAAGTAAAAATTCCATTTTCTATTTTGGCATGTGAAAGACTCGAATAAGTTCCGTTACGGGAAGCGTAGGCATGAATTCCTGCTTCAACCGCACGGAAATCATTACCAGTAGCCAGTACAACGGCATCCACTCCGTTCATAATTCCTTTGTTGTGAGTAACTGCTCTGTATGGTTCTACTTCGGCAATTTGAACAGCTTGTACAAATTTCTCTGCAAATACCTGTGGGTTTGGTATTTGTTTTTCCTCTAATTCAGCAACAAGACATGAAACTTCAGCTCTTACAATACAATTTGGCACGTAATTCGAAAGAATGCTCATCACTACTTCAATATCTTTCTCTGATGTTGAAAATAAATCATAATGTTGTGCTTCCTCTTTTAAGGTTTTGGAAAATTGTTCTAAACACGAATTTATAAAATTAGCACCCATGCTATCTTTAGTATCAAAAGTAGCATGTAACTGGTAATAGTTTGGTAATAAATCAGTTTTATCTTTTAAAATTATATCGGTAATTCCACCGCCGCGTTTTTGCATATTAGCGGTGATAGACTCTGTTTCGGAGAAAAATTTATTTTTGTTTTGTGCAAAAAATAGGCTTAGTTTAGATACGTCACCTTTGAATATAAAGTGAACTTGGCCAATTTTTTCAGTATTGATAACCGTGGTTTTAAAACCTCCTCGTGTAGCCCAGAATTTGGCAGCTTTGGATGCTGCTGCTACGACAGAGCTTTCCTCAATAGCCATTGGTATGGTGCGGTACTTGCCGTTTATCAAAAAGTTGGGAGCAATTCCAAGGGGGATGTAAAAATTTGTAATCGTGTTTTCTATGAATTCATCATGAAGTTGTTGAATTTTTTCATCGTTGTTCCAATAATTTTTAATTACCGCAATTGCTTCAGATGGATTGGAGAAATATTCTGTTGCAATCCATTTGATTTTTTCTTCTTTTGATAATTTTGAAAATCCACTTATGGTCTTGTTCATTCTCAATTGATTAGGGTATACTATACTGCAAAGATACGTTATTAGCGGTTTTATTTGCAATCTAAATCATTTCAATAGGAGTGAGTTTTGGTAAGCGGTTTTTACATTTAACATAAAAAATAACTGATTATTGTAATTTTTTCACTAAAATTGACGGTTTTTTATCCTTAATTTAATAGTATGTATTCAAAAAATTATATCGCTTTATTTTTATTTATTTGTTTTTCGGTTATTGGACAACAAAAAATAACCATTGATGAAATGTACAACGGTACCTTTCGAACCAAAGGAATGGATGAATTGCAATCCTTAAAAAATACGAATCAATACACTGTTTTAAACGTAGATATGCAATCTAGGAGTATGCAAATTGATGTGTATGATTTTGCGACTTTAAAGAAAACGGCAACTTTAATTGATACTAAATTACATCATGAGCTGGCAAGCGGAATTGACAGTTATTCCTTTGATGCTTCAGAAAAAATGATATTGCTGGCTTGTAATTCCAATCAAATTTTTCGTCATTCATTTACAGCCGATTATTATTTGTACGATATAACTACAAAAAAGTTGAAAAAACTTTTTGATTTTCAAGTTCAAGAGCCAACCTTTTCACCTGATGGAAAAAAAATTGCTTATGCTAGAGAGAATAATCTGTATGTTTATGATCTAGCTACTGCTAAATCTACTGCTATAACAACAGACGGACAAAAAAATAGTATCATAAACGGAATTACAGACTGGGTTTACGAAGAAGAATTTGCTTTTGTGAAAGCTTTTGACTGGAGTACTGATAGTAAAAAAGTAGCTTACATTCGTTTCGATGAAAGTAAAGTACCTGAATTCTCTATGTCTATGTTTGCTAAAGATTTATATCCTACAATGCAAACCTTTAAATATCCAAAAGCAGGTGAAAAAAATGCAGTAGTATCTTTACATATTTATGATGTAGATGCAAATGCAGTAAAAAATATAAAGCTGGACAATTATAATGACTTTTATATTGCCAGATTAAAATGGACAAATGACAGTAATCTTGTTTCGGCTCAGGTTTTAAACCGTCATCAAGATAATTTAGATTTAATTTTTGTTGATGCCACATCTGGAACTACAAAAGTAGTTTTGAATGAAAAGGACAAAGCCTATGTTGATGTTACTGATAATTTGACTTTTCTTAAAGACAATAGTTTTATTTGGACGAGTGAAAAAAATGGTTTTAATCATATTTACTTATATGACAAAAATGGAAGTTTAAAAAATCAGGTTACCAATGGAAATTGGGAAGTAACTAATTATTATGGATATGATGAAAAGACTAATTCGGTTTTTTATCAATCTGTAGAAAACGGTTCCATTAATAGAGATGTATATAAAGTTTTGCTTAATGGCAAAGGAAAAGTACGACTGTCTCAAAACACAGGTACTAATGCAGCTACTTTTAGCCCAAATTTTCAATACTACATCAATACATATTCTAGCGCTTCGCAGCCTACTACTTATACTTTAAATGAAGCCAAGGCTGGAAAACAAATTCAAGTAATAGAAAATAATGAGGCTCTTGCAACCAAATTAAAGAAATACGATCTGCCTAACAAAGAGTTTTTTGTGTTGAAAACAGAAAAAGGAATAGAATTGAATGCATGGATTATAAAACCAAAAGATTTTGATCCAAACAAGAAATATCCAGTATTCATGTACCAATATTCGGGTCCAGGATCTCAACAAGTAAATAATGAATGGAACAGTACAGATGATTACTGGTTCATGATGTTGTCACAACAAGGGTATATTGTGGCTTGTGTTGATGGACGAGGGACCGGTTTTAAAGGAGCCGATTTTAAAAAAGTGACTCAATTGCAGCTAGGTAAGTATGAGGTAGAGGATCAAATTGATGCTGCCAAAGTAATAGGAAATTATTCATTTGTAGATAAATCTAGAATTGGTATATTTGGCTGGTCTTATGGTGGTTTTATGGCCTCAAATTGTATTTTAAAAGGCAATGATGTTTTCAAGATGGCAATTGCTGTGGCACCTGTTACCAACTGGCGTTTTTACGATAGTGTATACACAGAGCGTTACATGCAAACGCCACAAGAAAATGCTAGTGGATATGATGATAATTCTCCTATAAACCACGTGAATAAATTAAAAGGAAAGTACCTGTTGATTCATGGATCTGGAGATGATAATGTACACGTTCAAAATGCTATGCAAATGATGGAGGCTTTGATACAAGCCAATAAGCAATTTGATTCTCAGATATATCCGGATAATAACCACGGAATTTATGGTGGTAAAACTAGAGTTCAATTGTATACAAAAATGACAAATTTCATTAAAGAGAATTTATAAAAGCGATAATTAAAAACAAACCAAATTAATAAAAATGAGTGAAACAGCAGTAAAAACAGGACATCCAAAAGGACTTTGGGTATTATTTGGAACCGAAATGTGGGAGCGATTCAATTTCTATGGAATGCGAGCTATCTTAACCTTGTTTTTGGTAAATTCATTGATGATGAAAGAAGAAGATGCTTCCTTGATTTACGGTGGATTTTTAGGACTGTGTTATTTAACTCCTATGTTAGGTGGATTTATTGCCGATAGATTTTTTGGAAACAGAAATTGTATTTTACTTGGCGGATTGATGATGGCTGTGGGGCAATTTTTATTGTT
This portion of the Flavobacterium sp. CECT 9288 genome encodes:
- a CDS encoding GYDIA family GHMP kinase, with translation MKKTFYSNGKLLITGEYLVLDGAQAFALPTKQGQNLCVETSKNNEIVWTSYDFDGQIWFQDTLSFSDITNGTKDQTESVKSTLTTILHEAYKLNPEFILNANGYTVTTELSFSKNWGLGTSSTLINNIAQWLQIDAFTLLKNSFGGSGYDIACAQFDTPILFQIKDGNPTVKQIEFNPEFKKNIYFVYLNKKQNSKTAIAAYQKNKKYNLAETIALNDQLTTAVYNAPALLAFKYALTQHETHLSSILETTIVKDTLFPDFDGVVKSLGAWGGDFIMAVSEHNPTAYFKSKGYETVIPYEEMIL
- a CDS encoding S9 family peptidase — translated: MYSKNYIALFLFICFSVIGQQKITIDEMYNGTFRTKGMDELQSLKNTNQYTVLNVDMQSRSMQIDVYDFATLKKTATLIDTKLHHELASGIDSYSFDASEKMILLACNSNQIFRHSFTADYYLYDITTKKLKKLFDFQVQEPTFSPDGKKIAYARENNLYVYDLATAKSTAITTDGQKNSIINGITDWVYEEEFAFVKAFDWSTDSKKVAYIRFDESKVPEFSMSMFAKDLYPTMQTFKYPKAGEKNAVVSLHIYDVDANAVKNIKLDNYNDFYIARLKWTNDSNLVSAQVLNRHQDNLDLIFVDATSGTTKVVLNEKDKAYVDVTDNLTFLKDNSFIWTSEKNGFNHIYLYDKNGSLKNQVTNGNWEVTNYYGYDEKTNSVFYQSVENGSINRDVYKVLLNGKGKVRLSQNTGTNAATFSPNFQYYINTYSSASQPTTYTLNEAKAGKQIQVIENNEALATKLKKYDLPNKEFFVLKTEKGIELNAWIIKPKDFDPNKKYPVFMYQYSGPGSQQVNNEWNSTDDYWFMMLSQQGYIVACVDGRGTGFKGADFKKVTQLQLGKYEVEDQIDAAKVIGNYSFVDKSRIGIFGWSYGGFMASNCILKGNDVFKMAIAVAPVTNWRFYDSVYTERYMQTPQENASGYDDNSPINHVNKLKGKYLLIHGSGDDNVHVQNAMQMMEALIQANKQFDSQIYPDNNHGIYGGKTRVQLYTKMTNFIKENL
- a CDS encoding hydroxymethylglutaryl-CoA reductase, degradative produces the protein MNKTISGFSKLSKEEKIKWIATEYFSNPSEAIAVIKNYWNNDEKIQQLHDEFIENTITNFYIPLGIAPNFLINGKYRTIPMAIEESSVVAAASKAAKFWATRGGFKTTVINTEKIGQVHFIFKGDVSKLSLFFAQNKNKFFSETESITANMQKRGGGITDIILKDKTDLLPNYYQLHATFDTKDSMGANFINSCLEQFSKTLKEEAQHYDLFSTSEKDIEVVMSILSNYVPNCIVRAEVSCLVAELEEKQIPNPQVFAEKFVQAVQIAEVEPYRAVTHNKGIMNGVDAVVLATGNDFRAVEAGIHAYASRNGTYSSLSHAKIENGIFTFWLEIPLALGTVGGLTSLHPLVKLSLEMLEKPSAQELMQYVAVAGLAQNFAAIRSLTTTGIQEGHMKMHLNNIINQFEASNEERLLIQNHFKKNAVSHSAVVSFIENLRK
- a CDS encoding peptidylprolyl isomerase, with product MAVLQKIRQRSLLLILVIGFCLLAFIIGDIFNSGGFSSTSKDVGSVDGKDISFEDFRVKVSNVEKSGQGITSTQAANRVWDQEVSVALLTSEFEKLGLRVGEKHLLEVFKADQNIGGNPLFLNAAGVFDVAKFKQYFKANPEQAQFLKDREKDADLNAKFQLYNTLIKASVFTTDSEGKLKYEMESNKVNFAYVAGLYSTIKDSEVKISDSEIVDFMNKNKKKYKADESREVEYVLIEDKASPADEAEIKTRINGLLSGSVVYNQKTGKNDTLPGFRTTANVVEFVNSNSDIPYDSTYIAKKDLPAVDADKLFNLAPGAVYGPYMFGKYICLSKSLGKRAAVNVKASHILIGYEGSQVPNQKEKRTKEEAKAKAESILAQVSANPDSFMMLAFTASDDSSAQQGGDLGYFGPNQMVKPFNDFVFSNGIGKVGLVETEFGFHVIKVTDKQDGIRLATVAQKVEASEATADKIFTQATKLEMDAADKDLNAVAKTLGLKVAPAVSVKGLDENFGSLGNQRTIVRWAFEKGVKVGDVKRFEVANVGHVIAKLKSIDDSGLIAVSVARPYVESILKNKKKAELIKAKMNGSSLEAIAKAVGGTVQQATGLTMENTMLPSVGPEPKVVGNAFAIATNKLSAPIEGNTGVYVVKNVGVVKAPALKSHAAYVTKLKTQSASDANRVIPALKENAKIEDNRMDFNY